The stretch of DNA CATTTTTAGCTTTAAGGTGTTGATTGTTGCGAAAGTGAGAAAGAGTATGGGTGTTTCTATCAATTTGGAAATAGACATTGCCACCACGCCCACCATCTCCACCATCAGGACCACCTTGGATAACATGCTTTTCTCTACGGAAAGAGACACAACCCGGTCCGCCTTTGCCTGAGCTGAGTGTTAATGCTACATTGTCTATAAACATCGTAAAAACCTTTTAATATGTAGAATAATGCCTTTAATCATTACATGTAATCGTATAATCATTAGAGGTATTTTTTGTTTTTGAGGGAAAAAAAGAGGGTGGAGCGAACTCCACCTTTAAATTACAAACTTGCGGGGATAACAGAAACTTTGTTTCTTATTTTATCTTTACGTTGGAATTGTACAAAACCATCGATTAATGCGTAGATAGTGTGATCTACACCAATACCTACGTTACTTCCTAAATGTACTTTTGTTCCACGTTGACGAATAATAATATTACCTGCACGTACGAACTCGCCACCAAATTTTTTAACACCCAGTCTACGTCCAGCTGAGTCTCTATTATTCTGGGTACTTCCCTGACCTTTCTTGTGAGCCATTGGTTACTCCTAATCTTTTCTTATGTAACGTTTGTGGGTTAAGCTTTAATGCTTACAACTTTTACTCTAGTGTATTGTCTTCTAAAACCACGTTTGACTTTTGAGTCTTTACGTCTGCGTTTTTTGAAAGTAATAACTTTTTTGTCTTTGCCTTCAGTAACAACTTCTAGTTCTACTGTAGCACCATTGACGAATGGAGCACCCACTTTAAGTTCGCCATTATTCACAGCTAAAACTTCCGTCACTACTATTTTCTCTTTTGGCTGAGCGTCAAGTTTGTCGACATTTAAGTAGTCGCCTTCTTGAACTTTGTACTGCTTCCCGCCATTTTTGATAATTGCATACATGCGTATGTCCTTCTTGGGAGAGATTTTATTTTGAGGTTTGGATTTTACCTAAACCTTCTTTAAGGTAATATTAAAATAAAACCTCACTGCTATTTCGCGTTAAAGTACCATGTCAGTGTAGTACTCAATCTGCGCTTTTTTCAAAATACGAATAAAGTTTGTACTGCCTTCTACCCCTGCTGGATAACCTGCTGCTACGATATAGGTTTTTTCTTTGTCGATTAAACCTCTCTCAATTCCTTTTTGAAGGGTTTTACCAAGCATCATATTGAGATTACTTGCTTCAATATTCATAATCGGCTTCACACCCCAAGCAATCGTTAAAGAGCGTGCTGTTCGTTCATCATGTGTAACGGCATAAATATCTGCTTTAATGCGGTAACGTGCTAATTTACGTGCTGATTTTCCTGAACTGGTGAGTGAAATCATCGCTTCAACACCCAAACGATCTGCCAAACGCGCTGTAGAAGAAGAGATAATATCGGTCTCATCTAAGAATGGATAAACCTCAAATTTGCTGTACGGATAGATTGTCTCTGTCTCTTTGATGGTATTGGCCATAACTTCAACAACATGAATCGGGTTTTTACCA from Sulfurospirillum oryzae encodes:
- the rpmA gene encoding 50S ribosomal protein L27; this translates as MAHKKGQGSTQNNRDSAGRRLGVKKFGGEFVRAGNIIIRQRGTKVHLGSNVGIGVDHTIYALIDGFVQFQRKDKIRNKVSVIPASL
- the rplU gene encoding 50S ribosomal protein L21; translated protein: MYAIIKNGGKQYKVQEGDYLNVDKLDAQPKEKIVVTEVLAVNNGELKVGAPFVNGATVELEVVTEGKDKKVITFKKRRRKDSKVKRGFRRQYTRVKVVSIKA